The proteins below are encoded in one region of Pongo pygmaeus isolate AG05252 chromosome 20, NHGRI_mPonPyg2-v2.0_pri, whole genome shotgun sequence:
- the MVB12A gene encoding multivesicular body subunit 12A — MPLASSSSGTRILRFRAISAPHGLLGVVVRSRALPSGGCTEVRGCAPRPRLRRSARRMDPVPGTDSVPLAGLAWSSASAPPPRGFSAISCTVEGAPASFGKSFAQKSGYFLCLSSLGSLENPQENVVADIQIVVDKSALPLGFSPVCDPMDSKASVSKKKRMCVKLLPLGAADTAVFDVRLSGKTKTVPGYLRIGDMGGFAIWCKKAKAPRPVPKPRGLSRDMQGLSLDAASQPSKGGLLERTPSRLGSRASTLRRNDSIYEASSLYGISAMDGVPFTLHPRFEGKSCSPLAFSAFGDLTIKSLADIEEEYNYGFVVEKTAAARLPPSVS, encoded by the exons ATGCCATTGGCCAGCAGCTCCTCGGGCACGCGTATACTGCGCTTCCGGGCAATCTCCGCCCCGCATGGCCTTCTGGGAGTTGTAGTTCGATCGCGAGCGCTGCCGTCGGGAGGCTGCACCGAGGTTCGAGGCTGTGCCCCGCGACCCCGCCTTCGGCGCTCGGCTCGCAGGATGGATCCCGTACCCGGGACAGACTCCGTGCCGCTGGCTGGCCTGGCCTGGTCGTCGGCCTCTGCACCCCCGCCGCGGGGTTTCAGCGCG ATCTCCTGCACCGTCGAGGGGGCACCCGCCAGCTTTGGCAAGAGCTTCGCGCAGAAATCTGGCTACTTCCTGTGCCTTAGTTCTCTGGGCAGCCTAGAG AACCCGCAGGAGAACGTGGTGGCCGATATCCAGATCGTGGTGGACAAGAGCGCCCTGCCGCTGGGCTTCTCCCCGGTCTGCGACCCCATGGATTCCA AGGCCTCTGTGTCCAAGAAGAAACGCATGTGTGTGAAGCTGTTGCCCCTGGGAGCCGCGGACACGGCTGTGTTTGATGTCCGGCTGAGTGGGAAGACCAAGACAGTGCCTGGATACCTTCGAATAGG GGACATGGGCGGCTTTGCTATCTGGTGCAAGAAGGCCAAGGCCCCGAGGCCAGTGCCCAAGCCCCGAGGTCTCAGCCGGGACATGCAGGGCCTCTCTCTGGATGCAGCCAGCCAGCCAAG TAAGGGCGGCCTCCTGGAGCGGACACCGTCAAGGCTGGGCTCTCGGGCATCCACTCTGCGGAGGAATGACTCCATCTACGAGGCCTCCAGCCTCTATGGCATCTCAG CCATGGATGGGGTTCCCTTCACACTCCACCCACGATTTGAGGGCAAGAGCTGTAGCCCCCTG GCCTTCTCTGCATTTGGGGACCTGACCATCAAGTCTCTGGCGGACATTGAGGAGGAG TATAACTACGGCTTCGTGGTGGAGAAGACCGCGGCTGCCCGCCTGCCCCCCAGCGTCTCATAG
- the BST2 gene encoding bone marrow stromal antigen 2, translated as MASTLYDYCRVPMGDICKKDGDKRCKLLLGIGILVLLITVILGVPLIIFTIKANSEACRDGLRAVMECRNVTHLLQQELTEAQKGFQDTEAQVTTCNQTVMALMASLDAEKAQGQKKVEELEGEITILNHKLQDASAEVERLRRENQVLSVRIADKKYSASSQDSSSAAAPQLLILLLGLSALL; from the exons ATGGCATCTACTTTGTATGACTATTGCAGAGTGCCCATGGGTGACATCTGTAAGAAAGATGGGGATAAGCGCTGTAAGCTTCTGCTGGGGATAGGAATTTTGGTGCTCCTGATCACAGTGATTCTGGGGGTGCCCTTGATTATCTTCACCATCAAGGCCAACAGCGAGGCCTGCCGGGACGGCCTCCGGGCAGTGATGGAGTGTCGCAATGTCACCCATCTCCTGCAACAAGAGCTGACCGAGGCCCAGAAGGGCTTTCAGGATACGGAGGCCCAGGTCACCACCTGCAACCAGACTGTG ATGGCCCTAATGGCTTCCCTGGATGCAGAGAAGGCCCAAGGACAAAAGAAAGTGGAGGAGCTTGAGG GAGAGATCACTATATTGAACCATAAGCTTCAGGACGCGTCTGCGGAGGTGGAGCGACTGAG AAGAGAAAACCAGGTCTTAAGCGTGAGAATCGCAGACAAGAAGTACTCCGCTAGCTCCCAGGACTCCAGCTCCGCGGCGGCACCCCAGCTCCTGATTCTGCTGCTGGGCCTCAGCGCTCTGCTGTGA